A region of Acidobacteriota bacterium DNA encodes the following proteins:
- a CDS encoding L,D-transpeptidase family protein, with amino-acid sequence MSQPDPSTPDQFFVLVKKAERTLYVYRDENGQRQLFKSFPIALGHNPAGHKQRQGDGATPEGDYYLTHKNPKSNYYLSLGLSYPNARDAAAGLKAGLLTKAEHDAIVAALRVQAKPPQNTKLGGDIFIHGGGTGHDWTLGCVALENAAIKELFDLLPVKTPVQIVP; translated from the coding sequence ATGAGTCAACCAGATCCATCCACACCAGATCAATTCTTTGTGCTGGTCAAAAAAGCCGAACGCACGCTTTATGTCTACCGCGACGAAAACGGCCAGCGCCAATTGTTCAAAAGCTTCCCCATCGCGCTCGGCCACAATCCGGCGGGCCACAAGCAACGGCAAGGCGACGGCGCGACGCCCGAAGGCGACTATTACCTCACCCACAAAAATCCGAAGAGCAATTATTACTTGTCGCTAGGCCTAAGCTACCCGAACGCCCGCGATGCCGCCGCCGGGTTGAAAGCCGGGCTGCTGACCAAAGCCGAACACGACGCCATCGTCGCGGCCCTGCGCGTACAAGCCAAACCGCCGCAAAACACCAAACTGGGCGGCGACATTTTTATTCACGGCGGCGGCACAGGCCACGATTGGACGCTCGGTTGTGTCGCGCTGGAAAATGCCGCGATCAAAGAATTGTTTGATCTGCTGCCGGTCAAAACGCCGGTGCAGATCGTGCCGTAA
- a CDS encoding VOC family protein produces the protein MKQALAHIALVVRDYDEAIAFYTQKLHFVLVEDTYQPAQDKRWVIVAPPGSTGTTLLLARASTPEQAAFIGNQAGGRVFLFLQTDNFWRDYQAMVAAGIKFVRPPKEESYGIVAVFEDLYGNPWDLIERHE, from the coding sequence ATGAAACAGGCGCTTGCCCACATTGCACTGGTTGTGCGCGATTACGATGAAGCCATTGCGTTTTACACCCAAAAGCTTCATTTCGTGCTCGTCGAAGACACCTATCAACCCGCCCAAGACAAACGCTGGGTCATCGTCGCGCCGCCCGGTTCAACCGGAACGACCTTGCTGCTGGCACGCGCGTCAACGCCAGAGCAAGCCGCCTTCATCGGCAATCAAGCGGGCGGGCGCGTCTTTCTGTTTTTGCAGACCGATAATTTTTGGCGCGACTATCAAGCGATGGTCGCCGCTGGCATCAAGTTCGTCCGGCCACCCAAAGAAGAGTCGTATGGCATTGTGGCGGTGTTTGAAGACTTGTACGGAAATCCATGGGATTTGATCGAGCGCCACGAATGA
- a CDS encoding enoyl-CoA hydratase/isomerase family protein → MLLIEREPGILVLTLNRPDKRNSLHPELLDILNTEFIQVANDASINVVVLTGVGSSFCAGLDLQHLLNLSDAGKVEYMRQLFDLFERMYTLPQPIIAAINGPAMAGGFDLAAFCDLRLCVTTAKFAQTEILLGITQIMFPLYHSIGLTRAKELAFTGEAISAEEAHRIGFVNHVYAAESLMSEALKLADKLAARPCQTLFATKRLSRELLDADTPTAFGKMFGAISERLQAEEHKQKVVEYVENLKKR, encoded by the coding sequence ATGCTGCTGATTGAACGCGAGCCTGGCATCTTGGTGCTGACGCTCAACCGCCCGGACAAACGTAATTCTCTGCATCCCGAGTTGCTCGACATTCTGAACACCGAGTTTATCCAAGTCGCCAACGACGCCAGCATCAACGTTGTCGTGTTGACCGGCGTGGGCTCCAGCTTTTGCGCGGGGCTGGATTTGCAACACCTGCTCAATCTGAGTGACGCGGGCAAGGTTGAATACATGCGCCAGTTGTTCGATCTGTTTGAACGAATGTACACGCTGCCGCAACCGATCATTGCGGCGATCAACGGCCCGGCGATGGCGGGCGGCTTTGATCTGGCGGCCTTTTGCGACTTGCGGCTGTGCGTGACGACGGCCAAGTTCGCCCAGACCGAAATTTTGCTCGGCATCACGCAAATCATGTTTCCGCTCTATCACAGCATCGGCCTCACGCGCGCCAAAGAACTGGCCTTCACCGGCGAAGCGATCAGCGCCGAAGAGGCGCATCGCATCGGCTTCGTCAATCACGTCTATGCCGCCGAAAGCCTGATGAGCGAGGCGCTAAAGCTGGCCGACAAACTGGCCGCGCGCCCGTGCCAGACGCTCTTTGCCACCAAACGGCTGAGCCGCGAATTGTTGGACGCCGATACGCCCACGGCCTTTGGCAAAATGTTTGGAGCGATCAGCGAACGTCTGCAAGCTGAAGAGCACAAGCAAAAGGTGGTTGAGTATGTCGAGAATTTGAAGAAACGCTGA
- a CDS encoding lamin tail domain-containing protein, whose product MTQTHTTTRLSTSAYRRQKVEWLCMAGVLLAACGWVVWRGQTLAIAETAQPHLVAWHVYTSPDIVISQVYGGGGERNAPYKNDFIELFNRGTTTVNLAGWSVQYAAARSIGWQATELTGALAPGQYYLIKLATAGTAGQELPEADTIGTVAVNATAGRVAVVRDTAPLSGLVVCPTDPEANGKIVDFVGYGSTACAEGAAAPAPSAVTAVLRRNAGCADTDQNGADFLTGAPLPRSTASPFNPCNGVTNPQADLVINTITSGVTQTSGAAAARFANLLARARGFTQTQTTPASVPARGLLSFIVTVRNNGAATAANVTVTDTLPAGFGNLQASNGALITGSTVTWPMIPALPRGASASFTVIATAPDQAGSLSNVARCTSDTFDPDATNNRRNTPIEVLAGARFSSQDVVMELFGPQPCSSSFSAEVRLTNRGFSTQPDNPDSEFNALLPPGLTVSSCFASKGQCRTNSGGQSARWDGSIRVNETVTITLSLQVLASGEAPLIPFCVTGNVKFDTDNDGSNDATTSVTQCGEYSCSSKTDLGPPLPPATEQSAQKAGSVLIFNLYTSNASDPARQNTRLSLTNTNDTALAYVHLFFVNSDTCAVSDVYTCLTPFQTTSFLASDIDPGVTGYLVAVAVNAQFGCPINFNYLIGDAEVKLASGHQASLGAESFAALANPPVPCDQFVLQPKLAFDGVHYNRAPRTLAISNLASVEDGNSTLLVLNRLGGDLSGTVEPLGKLAGWLYDDAEKRFSYTAQGGCQLRQVLSNSFPRTTPRYGQIIPSGQTGWLKIWAGEDYGILGAAINFNPNAKSLPRPVSGGQNLHKLTFTNAAYFIMPAIKPHC is encoded by the coding sequence ATGACGCAAACACACACGACAACTCGCTTGTCTACCTCTGCCTACCGCCGCCAAAAGGTGGAATGGCTGTGTATGGCGGGTGTCTTGCTGGCGGCGTGCGGCTGGGTTGTCTGGCGCGGTCAAACCTTGGCTATCGCTGAAACTGCGCAACCACACTTAGTCGCCTGGCATGTTTACACCTCACCGGATATTGTCATCAGCCAGGTTTATGGCGGCGGCGGCGAACGCAATGCACCTTACAAAAACGATTTCATCGAACTCTTCAATCGCGGCACGACGACGGTCAATTTGGCCGGCTGGTCGGTGCAATACGCCGCCGCGCGCAGCATCGGCTGGCAAGCGACCGAGTTAACCGGTGCGTTGGCGCCCGGCCAATACTATTTGATCAAGCTGGCGACAGCGGGCACAGCCGGACAGGAACTGCCTGAAGCTGACACTATCGGCACCGTAGCGGTGAACGCCACGGCAGGCCGCGTGGCGGTGGTACGCGACACCGCGCCGTTGTCGGGGCTGGTGGTCTGCCCGACCGACCCGGAAGCCAATGGCAAGATCGTGGATTTTGTCGGCTACGGCAGCACGGCCTGTGCCGAGGGCGCGGCGGCCCCCGCACCAAGCGCTGTCACAGCCGTGTTGCGGCGCAATGCGGGCTGTGCCGACACCGATCAAAACGGCGCGGACTTCCTCACCGGCGCACCGTTGCCGCGCAGCACGGCGTCGCCATTCAATCCTTGCAACGGCGTGACCAATCCGCAGGCTGATTTGGTCATCAACACCATCACCAGCGGCGTGACGCAAACCAGCGGCGCGGCGGCGGCGCGTTTTGCCAACCTGCTGGCCCGCGCGAGGGGTTTTACCCAAACGCAAACCACCCCGGCCAGTGTGCCCGCGCGTGGTCTGCTCAGTTTCATTGTGACAGTGCGCAACAATGGCGCGGCGACTGCCGCCAATGTGACGGTGACAGACACGCTGCCAGCGGGGTTCGGCAACCTGCAAGCCAGCAACGGCGCGCTCATCACCGGTTCCACTGTGACTTGGCCCATGATTCCGGCGTTGCCGCGCGGGGCGAGCGCCAGTTTCACTGTCATCGCCACAGCGCCTGACCAGGCGGGCAGTCTCAGCAATGTGGCGCGCTGTACCAGCGACACCTTTGACCCGGACGCGACGAATAACCGCCGCAACACGCCCATTGAGGTGCTGGCGGGCGCGCGCTTTTCCAGCCAGGATGTGGTGATGGAACTGTTCGGCCCGCAACCCTGCTCGTCTTCATTTAGCGCGGAAGTGCGGCTGACCAATCGCGGCTTTTCAACCCAACCTGACAACCCCGATTCCGAATTCAACGCGCTCTTGCCGCCGGGCCTTACCGTCAGTTCATGTTTCGCCAGCAAAGGGCAGTGCCGCACTAACAGCGGCGGGCAGTCGGCGCGCTGGGACGGCTCAATCAGGGTCAACGAAACCGTGACGATCACGCTCAGTTTGCAAGTGCTCGCCAGCGGCGAGGCACCGCTCATCCCGTTTTGCGTGACGGGCAACGTCAAATTCGACACCGACAATGACGGCAGCAACGATGCTACCACCAGCGTGACGCAATGCGGCGAATATAGCTGTAGTTCTAAAACCGATCTGGGGCCGCCGTTGCCGCCCGCGACGGAACAAAGCGCGCAAAAGGCCGGGTCGGTGCTGATCTTCAATCTTTACACCTCAAACGCCTCTGACCCGGCGCGCCAGAACACGCGCCTCAGTTTGACCAATACGAATGACACAGCGCTCGCCTATGTGCATCTGTTTTTCGTCAACAGCGACACCTGTGCGGTCAGCGATGTTTACACCTGCCTGACGCCTTTCCAAACAACCAGCTTTCTGGCCTCCGATATTGACCCAGGTGTGACGGGCTATCTGGTGGCCGTAGCGGTCAACGCACAGTTTGGCTGTCCGATCAATTTCAATTATTTGATCGGCGACGCCGAGGTGAAATTGGCGTCTGGACATCAAGCCTCATTGGGTGCGGAAAGTTTTGCGGCCCTGGCCAATCCGCCCGTGCCATGCGACCAGTTTGTGCTGCAACCCAAACTGGCGTTTGACGGCGTGCATTACAACCGCGCGCCACGCACGCTGGCGATCAGCAACCTGGCGAGTGTCGAAGATGGGAATTCAACCTTGCTCGTGTTGAATCGGTTGGGCGGCGATCTGTCTGGCACGGTCGAGCCGTTGGGCAAGCTGGCGGGCTGGCTGTATGACGATGCCGAGAAACGCTTCAGTTACACCGCACAAGGCGGCTGCCAATTGCGCCAGGTGCTGTCGAATAGTTTCCCGCGCACCACGCCGCGCTATGGGCAAATCATCCCCAGCGGACAAACCGGTTGGCTGAAAATCTGGGCGGGCGAGGATTACGGCATCCTGGGCGCGGCCATCAATTTCAATCCGAACGCCAAATCGCTGCCGCGTCCGGTGAGCGGCGGCCAGAACCTGCACAAGCTGACGTTCACGAATGCGGCGTATTTCATTATGCCGGCCATCAAGCCACACTGCTGA
- a CDS encoding TfoX/Sxy family protein, with amino-acid sequence MSDALKNLGPVSREWLQAVGIHSRADLEAVGAIEAYRQVRLHGFNASLNLLYALEAALREVPWTALPAETKRQLQAAARALKRQQ; translated from the coding sequence GTGAGCGACGCGTTGAAAAACCTGGGGCCGGTCTCGCGCGAATGGCTGCAAGCGGTGGGGATTCATTCGCGCGCCGATTTGGAAGCGGTCGGCGCAATCGAAGCGTATCGGCAGGTGCGCCTGCACGGTTTCAACGCCAGCCTCAATCTGCTTTATGCGCTCGAAGCCGCGCTCCGCGAAGTGCCTTGGACGGCGTTGCCAGCCGAGACGAAACGCCAGTTGCAAGCGGCGGCGCGAGCGCTGAAACGACAGCAATGA
- the ypdA gene encoding YpdA family putative bacillithiol disulfide reductase — protein sequence MEIFDVIIIGGGPTGLACAIEAQRAGLSYLVLEKGCVVNSLYHYPTQMVFFTTPELLEIGDLPFVCEREKPNRIEALKYYRRVADTYRLRVHQYEKVVSVTGRDGDFTVQTEVAATGEPRQYQARKLIIAIGYYDQPNRMGIPGEDLPKVSHYYKDAHPYYARDVAVIGAGNSAALAALDLVRHGARVTLIHRGAQVKRTIKYWILPDIENRIASGEVTAYFEHLVTAITPAAIQIRSLATNEERTLSNEFVFALTGYHTDNEFLQSLGIAIDPATLKPAFDPDTLESNARGVYLAGVVIAGKETGKIFIENGRFHGGQVARAIRAALAEK from the coding sequence ATGGAAATCTTTGATGTGATCATCATTGGCGGCGGGCCGACCGGCTTGGCTTGTGCGATTGAAGCGCAGCGCGCCGGATTGAGTTACCTGGTGTTGGAAAAAGGCTGCGTCGTCAATTCGCTTTATCATTACCCGACGCAGATGGTCTTTTTCACGACGCCGGAGTTGCTGGAAATCGGCGATCTGCCGTTTGTCTGCGAACGCGAAAAGCCCAATCGCATCGAGGCGCTCAAGTATTATCGCCGCGTGGCCGACACGTATCGTTTGCGCGTGCATCAGTACGAAAAGGTCGTCAGCGTGACGGGCCGCGATGGCGATTTCACCGTGCAAACCGAAGTGGCGGCCACGGGCGAGCCGCGTCAGTACCAGGCGCGCAAATTGATCATCGCGATTGGGTATTACGATCAGCCCAACCGCATGGGCATTCCCGGCGAAGACCTGCCCAAGGTTTCGCATTATTACAAAGACGCCCATCCGTACTACGCGCGCGATGTGGCCGTGATTGGCGCGGGCAATTCGGCGGCGCTGGCGGCGCTCGATCTGGTGCGGCATGGCGCGCGCGTGACGCTTATCCATCGTGGCGCGCAGGTCAAACGCACGATTAAATACTGGATTCTGCCCGACATCGAAAATCGCATCGCCAGCGGGGAAGTGACGGCTTACTTTGAGCACCTCGTGACGGCGATTACGCCCGCGGCCATTCAGATTCGCAGCCTGGCGACGAATGAAGAACGCACGTTGTCGAACGAGTTCGTCTTTGCCTTGACGGGCTATCACACCGACAACGAATTCCTGCAAAGCCTGGGCATTGCGATTGATCCCGCAACGCTAAAGCCCGCCTTCGACCCTGACACGCTGGAATCGAATGCGCGCGGCGTTTATCTGGCGGGCGTGGTGATTGCAGGCAAAGAGACAGGCAAGATTTTTATCGAGAATGGCCGCTTTCATGGCGGGCAAGTGGCGCGGGCGATTCGAGCGGCGTTAGCGGAAAAATAA
- a CDS encoding competence/damage-inducible protein A — protein MQIPTAAILVIGDEILSGKTADQNAQLLIGELRALGVALKRILVIPDDMEEIAASVRDLSARFDYVFTSGGVGPTHDDVTLVGVAQAFDVPIVRQPELEARLRQYFGERPGGIDEAKLRMADVPQGAELIETAEMRWPVLAMRNVYILPGVPELFRQKFLALRERFRVAPFYARALYTLEDEFDIAARLSTAAAAHPLVAIGSYPSFSTPDYKVKLTLESKDEAALQAAVAALLALLDPAQLVRQEEV, from the coding sequence ATGCAAATTCCAACCGCTGCCATTCTGGTGATCGGCGATGAAATTCTGAGCGGCAAGACTGCTGACCAAAATGCACAATTGCTGATTGGTGAATTGCGCGCTTTGGGCGTCGCGCTCAAACGCATTCTGGTCATTCCAGACGACATGGAAGAAATCGCGGCCAGCGTGCGCGACCTCTCGGCGCGATTTGATTATGTGTTCACCTCGGGTGGCGTCGGGCCTACGCACGATGACGTGACGCTGGTCGGTGTAGCGCAGGCGTTTGATGTGCCCATCGTGCGCCAGCCCGAATTGGAAGCGCGCTTGCGCCAGTATTTTGGCGAGCGGCCCGGCGGTATTGATGAAGCCAAGTTGCGCATGGCCGATGTGCCGCAAGGAGCGGAATTGATCGAAACCGCCGAAATGCGCTGGCCGGTACTGGCGATGCGCAATGTGTATATCCTGCCGGGCGTGCCCGAACTGTTTCGCCAAAAGTTTCTGGCGCTGCGCGAACGCTTCCGTGTCGCGCCGTTTTATGCGCGGGCGTTGTACACGCTAGAAGACGAATTCGACATTGCGGCGCGCTTGAGCACCGCCGCCGCCGCGCATCCCCTGGTCGCCATCGGGTCATATCCGAGTTTCTCGACGCCTGATTACAAGGTCAAACTCACCTTGGAATCGAAAGACGAAGCGGCCTTGCAGGCAGCGGTCGCGGCCTTGCTGGCCTTGCTCGATCCGGCGCAGTTGGTGCGACAGGAAGAAGTTTAG
- a CDS encoding insulinase family protein, which translates to MSNQSFAERTQRYQLTNGLTLLVLENYTSPAVAMSGYLMAGEYFNPPGKDMLGDITASMLNKGTARHSKFELADRLESSGARLGFDALTFAASFGGRALTKDFAMLIATLAEMLRTPSFPAEELDKLKQQYVASIKEYQDDTGARAYERLTQLVFEEGSPFHRYPSERSVRELEGITIADVQSFYAQHYGTATMILAVVGDVVADEVRQLIEDHLGDWQGATAPAIVVPTTPVQSAPQRDTVFMKGKQNCNVVIGHASGLRRANPDYYAAVIANRALGQSTLSSRLGLKVRDEMGLTYGINSSFPESGFADGPFVISVTVAPANIETAIETELEIVHDYQQSGITLAELSDEQSSMIGGFKVGLATNAGIAGQIASAEVFGLGVKHLDDYPNLIRAVTKAQVDAAIGKYFHPARATTVIAGDYKP; encoded by the coding sequence ATGTCCAATCAATCATTCGCTGAACGTACCCAACGCTATCAACTCACGAACGGCCTGACGCTGTTGGTGCTGGAAAATTATACCAGCCCGGCGGTGGCGATGTCCGGTTACCTGATGGCCGGGGAGTATTTCAATCCGCCGGGCAAAGATATGCTCGGCGATATCACTGCCTCGATGCTTAACAAAGGCACGGCGCGCCACAGCAAATTCGAACTGGCTGACCGGCTCGAATCCAGCGGCGCGCGGCTGGGTTTTGACGCGCTGACCTTTGCCGCTTCGTTCGGCGGGCGTGCGCTGACCAAAGACTTTGCCATGCTGATTGCGACACTGGCCGAGATGTTGCGCACGCCGAGTTTTCCGGCGGAGGAACTTGATAAGCTGAAACAGCAGTACGTCGCCAGCATCAAGGAATATCAGGACGACACCGGCGCGCGCGCCTACGAACGGCTGACGCAACTGGTCTTTGAGGAAGGCAGCCCTTTTCACCGCTACCCCTCCGAACGCAGCGTGCGTGAGTTGGAAGGCATCACGATCGCCGACGTGCAGTCGTTTTATGCGCAGCATTACGGCACTGCGACGATGATTCTGGCGGTCGTTGGGGATGTCGTGGCCGATGAGGTGCGCCAACTGATCGAAGACCATTTGGGGGATTGGCAGGGCGCGACGGCTCCGGCGATTGTGGTGCCGACGACACCCGTGCAAAGCGCGCCGCAACGCGACACCGTGTTTATGAAAGGCAAACAGAATTGCAATGTCGTCATCGGCCACGCCTCTGGCTTGCGCCGCGCCAACCCGGATTATTACGCGGCGGTCATCGCCAACCGCGCGCTCGGGCAATCCACGCTGTCCTCGCGGCTGGGCTTGAAGGTTCGTGACGAGATGGGGTTGACCTATGGCATCAATTCCAGCTTTCCCGAATCGGGCTTTGCCGACGGGCCGTTTGTCATCAGCGTGACCGTCGCGCCCGCGAACATCGAAACCGCCATCGAAACCGAGCTCGAAATCGTCCACGATTACCAGCAGAGCGGCATCACGCTGGCGGAATTGAGTGACGAACAATCCTCGATGATCGGCGGATTCAAAGTTGGACTGGCGACGAACGCAGGCATCGCCGGGCAAATCGCCAGCGCCGAGGTTTTCGGCCTGGGCGTCAAGCATCTGGACGATTACCCCAATCTCATCCGCGCCGTTACCAAAGCGCAGGTGGACGCGGCCATCGGCAAGTACTTCCATCCCGCGCGCGCGACGACGGTGATCGCGGGCGATTACAAGCCGTGA
- a CDS encoding cupin domain-containing protein: MLIVNRADAKILHTPHGSQIRPLIDRTTAPITQCSLAEETLPPGHRVTPHHHEALEEIYYILTGTGEMTVGDEVRAVGAGDAIYIPAGQRHTLVNTGAEPLRIVLVCGPAFYFADHHGEEVV, from the coding sequence ATGCTGATCGTCAATCGCGCCGACGCCAAAATCCTGCACACACCGCACGGTTCCCAAATCCGCCCGCTGATTGACCGCACGACCGCGCCGATCACGCAATGCAGCCTGGCTGAAGAAACCTTGCCGCCCGGCCACCGCGTCACGCCGCATCATCACGAAGCGCTGGAAGAGATTTACTACATCCTGACGGGCACAGGCGAAATGACGGTGGGCGACGAGGTGCGCGCGGTGGGCGCGGGCGATGCGATTTACATTCCGGCGGGGCAGCGGCATACGCTGGTGAATACCGGCGCGGAGCCGCTGCGGATTGTGTTGGTGTGCGGGCCGGCGTTTTATTTTGCGGATCACCACGGAGAGGAGGTTGTGTGA
- a CDS encoding histidine--tRNA ligase, whose translation MIQTVRGTRDLLPQDMPLWQRIETVAREAFRRYGFKEIRTPIFEKTELFARGVGEATDIVHKEMYTFEDRAREDRAGESLTLRPENTASVVRAYIQHQMFANKAAGELTKLYYIGPMFRRERPQAGRYRQFYQIGVEVLGTTDDPAIEAEVIEMLDWLLKELGITNTTLLINSVGDAVMREAYLEVLRVALAPQLDKLCGDCQHRYATNPLRVFDCKNASCQAVIATLPVITDALDEASRAHFDQFKAHLDARGIAYTVNPRMVRGLDYYTRTAFEIVGRDGLGAQNTIVGGGRYDGLSETLDGPPTKGFGFAFGLDRMVMSLPDTEAARLRAADAPDVFIVYLGDAARQHAFQVASALRRAGVSVLLEFEDRKMKKAMAQANKAGARYALIIGDDEVARGVYGLKNLATGEQEALTLDAITAKLLN comes from the coding sequence ATGATTCAAACTGTTCGAGGCACACGAGACTTATTACCCCAAGACATGCCGCTCTGGCAGCGCATCGAAACTGTCGCGCGCGAAGCGTTTCGCCGCTACGGCTTCAAAGAAATTCGCACACCGATTTTTGAGAAGACCGAACTCTTTGCGCGCGGCGTGGGCGAGGCGACCGACATCGTCCACAAAGAGATGTACACCTTTGAAGACCGCGCCCGCGAAGACCGCGCCGGTGAATCGCTGACGCTGCGGCCCGAAAACACGGCCTCGGTCGTGCGCGCCTACATCCAGCACCAGATGTTCGCTAACAAAGCGGCGGGCGAATTGACCAAGCTCTATTACATCGGCCCGATGTTCCGCCGCGAGCGCCCGCAGGCCGGGCGTTACCGCCAGTTCTATCAAATCGGCGTCGAAGTGCTGGGCACGACCGACGACCCGGCCATCGAGGCCGAAGTCATCGAGATGCTTGACTGGTTGTTGAAAGAGTTGGGAATTACGAACACGACGCTGCTGATCAATTCGGTTGGTGATGCGGTGATGCGCGAGGCGTATCTGGAAGTGTTGCGCGTGGCGCTCGCACCGCAACTCGACAAGTTGTGCGGCGATTGCCAACACCGTTACGCGACAAATCCGCTGCGCGTGTTCGATTGCAAAAACGCCAGTTGCCAAGCGGTGATCGCGACGCTGCCAGTGATCACCGATGCGCTGGACGAAGCCTCACGCGCTCACTTCGACCAATTCAAAGCGCATCTGGACGCGCGTGGCATCGCCTACACAGTCAACCCGCGCATGGTGCGCGGCCTGGATTACTACACGCGCACGGCGTTTGAAATTGTGGGACGCGATGGCCTGGGTGCGCAGAATACGATTGTGGGCGGTGGCCGCTACGATGGTTTGTCAGAGACGCTGGACGGGCCGCCGACCAAAGGCTTCGGCTTTGCGTTCGGCTTGGATCGCATGGTGATGTCGTTGCCGGACACTGAAGCAGCACGATTGCGCGCGGCGGATGCGCCGGATGTGTTCATCGTTTATCTCGGCGACGCGGCGCGGCAGCATGCGTTTCAAGTGGCAAGCGCGTTGCGGCGCGCGGGCGTGTCGGTGCTGCTCGAATTTGAAGACCGCAAAATGAAGAAGGCAATGGCGCAGGCGAACAAGGCGGGCGCACGTTACGCGCTGATCATCGGCGACGATGAAGTGGCGCGGGGCGTGTATGGATTGAAGAATCTGGCGACGGGCGAACAAGAAGCGCTGACACTGGACGCCATCACCGCGAAGTTGTTGAACTAG
- a CDS encoding insulinase family protein, which translates to MTNAFTKITALDGITEYRLDANGLKVLLLPQTSAPVVAFMVVYRVGSRNEAVGHTGATHLLEHMLFKGTPSYNKQNGTQIAAVLQKQGAVYNADTWYDRTRYYEMLPSDQLELAIHLEADRMRNSFIADEDRQSEMTVVRNEMERGENEPSRVLDQRLWAIAFREHPYHHPTIGWRSDVEGIPTERLKEFYDVYYHPNNAAAILVGDFDEAHALNLLAKHFGPILPSPHPIPPMYTVEPPQEGEQRLILRRPGQLGIVEVAWRIPEARHPDAVVLAVLDHILSAGVTARLYQALVETQLALDESAHSTHFIDPGLFTIEATLNPGIEHAEVERVIYAEVEKLKTTAVGEAELSKAKNIINTQMVYQRDSAMSIVRGLSEAEVVTGWQAYIEFPQQVEAVTPADIQRVANAYFTEDTRTVGWFIPKLDEEELADLPAEAEAEFEEEEELLAAA; encoded by the coding sequence ATGACAAACGCCTTCACCAAAATTACCGCACTCGACGGCATCACCGAATACCGGCTCGATGCCAATGGCCTGAAAGTCTTACTCTTGCCGCAAACGTCCGCGCCCGTGGTGGCCTTTATGGTCGTGTACCGCGTCGGTTCGCGCAACGAAGCCGTCGGCCATACCGGCGCGACGCATTTGCTCGAACACATGCTGTTCAAAGGCACGCCGAGTTACAACAAACAAAACGGCACGCAAATCGCCGCCGTTTTGCAAAAGCAGGGCGCGGTCTATAACGCCGACACTTGGTACGACCGCACGCGCTATTACGAAATGCTGCCTAGCGATCAGTTGGAATTGGCCATTCATCTGGAAGCCGACCGCATGCGCAACTCGTTCATCGCTGATGAAGACCGCCAATCCGAAATGACCGTCGTGCGCAACGAAATGGAGCGCGGCGAAAATGAACCCAGCCGCGTGCTGGATCAACGCCTCTGGGCCATCGCCTTCCGCGAACATCCTTATCACCACCCGACCATCGGCTGGCGTTCGGATGTCGAAGGCATTCCGACCGAACGTTTGAAAGAGTTTTATGACGTGTATTACCACCCGAACAACGCTGCTGCGATTCTGGTGGGTGACTTTGACGAGGCGCACGCGCTGAACCTGCTGGCCAAACACTTCGGGCCGATTCTACCATCGCCGCATCCGATTCCGCCGATGTACACGGTCGAACCGCCGCAGGAAGGCGAGCAGCGTTTGATCTTGCGCCGTCCCGGCCAACTGGGCATCGTCGAGGTCGCTTGGCGCATTCCCGAAGCCAGGCACCCAGACGCCGTCGTGCTTGCCGTGCTCGATCACATTTTGTCGGCGGGCGTCACGGCGCGGCTCTATCAGGCATTGGTCGAAACCCAACTGGCGCTGGACGAAAGCGCACATTCGACGCACTTCATTGATCCCGGCCTGTTCACCATCGAAGCCACGCTCAACCCCGGCATCGAACACGCCGAAGTCGAGCGCGTGATTTACGCTGAAGTCGAAAAGCTCAAAACAACCGCCGTCGGCGAGGCCGAATTAAGCAAGGCCAAAAACATCATCAACACGCAGATGGTCTACCAACGCGACAGCGCCATGAGCATCGTGCGCGGCCTGAGCGAAGCCGAAGTCGTCACTGGCTGGCAGGCTTACATCGAGTTTCCCCAACAGGTCGAAGCCGTCACGCCCGCCGACATTCAGCGCGTGGCGAACGCGTATTTCACCGAAGACACCCGCACGGTGGGCTGGTTTATTCCGAAGCTGGATGAAGAGGAATTGGCCGATTTGCCGGCGGAAGCTGAAGCGGAGTTTGAAGAGGAAGAAGAATTGTTGGCGGCGGCTTGA